The following are from one region of the Peromyscus leucopus breed LL Stock chromosome 18, UCI_PerLeu_2.1, whole genome shotgun sequence genome:
- the Stat6 gene encoding signal transducer and activator of transcription 6 isoform X2, whose translation MSLWSLVSKMSPEKLQRLYVDFPQHLRHLLAEWLEDQPWEFLVGSDAFCYNMASTLLSATVQHLQTSAGKQGKGSAILQHINTLESIYQRDPLKLVATIRQILQGEKKAVIEEQEELKFTTALGRLQHRVRETRLLREALQQGTKAGQVSLHSLIETPANGTCPSEDLATMLQGTVGDLEATQALVLKRIQIWKRQQQLAGNGTPFEESLLGLQKRCESLVEIYSQLQQEVGAASGELEPKTRASLIGRLDEVLRTLVTSSFLVEKQPPQVLKTQTKFQAGVRFLLGLQFLGSSAKPPLVRADMVTEKQARELSLPQGPGAGVESTGEIMNNTVPLENSIPGNCCSALFKNLLLKKIKRCERKGTESVTEEKCAVLFSTSFTLGPNKLLIQLQALSLPLVVIVHGNQDNNAKATILWDNAFSEVDRVPFVVAERVPWEKMCETLNLKFMAEVGTSRGLLPEHFLFLAQKIFNDNSLSMEAFQHRCVSWSQFNKEILLGRGFTFWQWFDGVLDLTKRCLRSYWSDRLIIGFISKQYVTSLLLNEPDGTFLLRFSDSEIGGITIAHVIRGQDGSSQIENIQPFSAKDLSIRSLGDRIRDLAQLKNLYPKKPKDEAFRNHYKPEQMGKDGRGYVSTAIKMTVERDQPLPTPEPQMPAMVPPYDLGMATDASVQLGSDMGYPPQSHSIHSFQSLPLEEPINMLSAFPEPHLQMPPNISPMNLHFDQPHPQNLLQCQPQDHAVSSPEPLLCPDVTMAEDSCLAQPVGGFSQDSWVGEDMYAPLLPPTEQDLNKLLLEGQGEAGGGPLGAQSLLQPSPYGQSGISMSHLDLRTNPSW comes from the exons ATGTCTCTGTGGAGTCTGGTTTCCAAGATGTCCCCAGAAAAACTGCAACGGCTTTATGTTGACTTTCCCCAACACCTTCGGCATCTCCTGGCTGAGTGGCTGGAGGACCAGCCCTG GGAGTTCCTGGTTGGTTCAGACGCCTTCTGTTACAACATGGCTAGTACCCTCCTCTCCGCCACTGTCCAGCATCTGCAGACCTCCGCAGGGAAGCAGGGGAAGGGAAGTGCCATTCTGCAGCACATCAACACCTTGGAG AGCATCTATCAGCGGGACCCCCTGAAGCTGGTGGCCACCATCAGACAGATACTTCAAGGGGAGAAAAAAGCTGTCATAGAAGAG caggaagaactCAAGTTTAccacagccctggggaggctTCAGCACCGCGTGAGGGAGACCCGCCTTCTCCGAGAAGCCCTGCAGCAAGGgaccaaggctggacaag TGTCTCTGCACAGCTTGATAGAAACTCCTGCCAACGGCACCTGTCCGAGTGAG GACCTGGCCACGATGCTGCAGGGGACTGTGGGGGACCTGGAGGCCACCCAGGCCCTGGTGCTGAAAAGGATCCAGATTTGGAagcggcagcagcagctggcagggaATGGTACACCCTTTGAGGAGAGCCTATTGGGGCTGCAGAAAAG GTGTGAAAGCCTGGTGGAAATTTattcccagctgcagcaggaggtTGGGGCAGCCAGTGGGGAGCTTGAGCCCAAGACCAGGGCATCACTGATCGGCCGACTGGACGAAGTCCTGCGCACCCTTGTGACCAG CTCTTTCCTGGTAGAGAAGCAGCCTCCTCAGGTTCTGAAGACACAAACTAAGTTCCAGGCTGGAGTCCGATTCCTGCTGGGCCTGCAGTTCCTGGGCAGCTCGGCCAAGCCTCCGCTGGTCAGGGCTGACATGGTGACAGAGAAACAGGCCAGAGAGCTCAGCCTGCCACAGGGGCCCGGGGCTGGAGT ggagAGCACAGGAGAGATCATGAACAACACGGTGCCTCTGGAGAACAGCATTCCTGGGAACTGCTGCTCCGCCCTGTTCAAGAACCTG CTCCTCAAGAAAATTAAGCGCTGTGAGCGGAAGGGCACAGAGTCTGTCACAGAGGAGAAGTGTGCTGTGCTCTTCTCCACCAGCTTCACCCTGGGCCCCAACAAGCTCCTCATCCAGCTTCAG gccctgtctctgcccttggTGGTCATTGTCCACGGTAACCAAGACAACAATGCCAAAGCCACCATCCTGTGGGACAATGCCTTCTCTGAGGTG GACCGCGTGCCTTTTGTGGTAGCCGAGAGAGTGCCCTGGGAGAAAATGTGTGAAACTCTGAACCTCAAGTTCATGGCTGAGGTGGGGACCAGCCGGGGACTGCTACCGgaacacttcctcttcctggcccagAAGATCTTCAACGACAACAGCCTCAGCATGGAGGCCTTCCAGCACCGTTGTGTGTCTTGGTCACAGTTCAACAAG GAGATCCTGTTGGGCCGTGGCTTCACTTTTTGGCAGTGGTTTGAtggtgtcctggatctcaccaaACGCTGTCTCCGGAGCTATTGGTCAGACCG GCTGATCATCGGCTTTATTAGCAAACAGTACGTCACAAGCCTTCTCCTCAACGAGCCAGATGGAACTTTCCTCCTCCGCTTTAGCGACTCTGAGATTGGGGGCATCACTATTGCCCACGTCATCCGGGGTCAGGATG GCTCCTCACAGATAGAGAACATCCAGCCATTTTCTGCTAAAGACCTGTCCATTCGCTCACTGGGGGACCGAATCCGGGATCTTGCTCAGCTAAAAAACCTCTACCCCAAGAAACCCAAGGATGAGGCTTTCCGGAACCACTATAAGC CTGAACAGATGGGCAAGGACGGGAGGGGTTACGTCTCAACTGCTATCAAGATGACTGTGGAAAG gGACCAGCCTCTTCCGACTCCGGAGCCCCAGATGCCTGCCATGGTGCCGCCTTATGATCTTGGCATGGCCACCGATGCCTCTGTGCAGCTCGGCTCAGATATGGG GTACCCTCCACAGTCTCATTCCATCCACTCATTTCAAAGCCTCCCCCTAGAAGAGCCGATCAATATGCTTTCAGCCTTTCCGGA gcCTCACCTGCAGATGCCCCCCAACATAAGCCCGATGAACCTACACTTTGACCAGCCTCACCCCCA GAACCTGCTGCAGTGCCAGCCTCAGGATCATGCCGTGTCCAGCCCCGAACCCCTGCTCTGCCCAGATGTGACCATGGCAGAAGACagctgcctggctcagcctgtgGGAGGTTTCTCCCAGGACTCCTG GGTTGGCGAAGACATGTACGCTCCCCTGCTGCCTCCCACTGAACAGGACCTCAACAAGCTGCTCCTGGAGGGccaaggggaggcaggaggagggcccTTGGGGGCCCAGTCCCTCCTACAGCCCTCTCCTTACGGGCAATCCGGGATCTCAATGTCCCACCTGGACCTAAGGACCAACCCCAGTTGGTGA
- the Stat6 gene encoding signal transducer and activator of transcription 6 isoform X1: MSLWSLVSKMSPEKLQRLYVDFPQHLRHLLAEWLEDQPWEFLVGSDAFCYNMASTLLSATVQHLQTSAGKQGKGSAILQHINTLESIYQRDPLKLVATIRQILQGEKKAVIEEFRHLPVSFHKQQEELKFTTALGRLQHRVRETRLLREALQQGTKAGQVSLHSLIETPANGTCPSEDLATMLQGTVGDLEATQALVLKRIQIWKRQQQLAGNGTPFEESLLGLQKRCESLVEIYSQLQQEVGAASGELEPKTRASLIGRLDEVLRTLVTSSFLVEKQPPQVLKTQTKFQAGVRFLLGLQFLGSSAKPPLVRADMVTEKQARELSLPQGPGAGVESTGEIMNNTVPLENSIPGNCCSALFKNLLLKKIKRCERKGTESVTEEKCAVLFSTSFTLGPNKLLIQLQALSLPLVVIVHGNQDNNAKATILWDNAFSEVDRVPFVVAERVPWEKMCETLNLKFMAEVGTSRGLLPEHFLFLAQKIFNDNSLSMEAFQHRCVSWSQFNKEILLGRGFTFWQWFDGVLDLTKRCLRSYWSDRLIIGFISKQYVTSLLLNEPDGTFLLRFSDSEIGGITIAHVIRGQDGSSQIENIQPFSAKDLSIRSLGDRIRDLAQLKNLYPKKPKDEAFRNHYKPEQMGKDGRGYVSTAIKMTVERDQPLPTPEPQMPAMVPPYDLGMATDASVQLGSDMGYPPQSHSIHSFQSLPLEEPINMLSAFPEPHLQMPPNISPMNLHFDQPHPQNLLQCQPQDHAVSSPEPLLCPDVTMAEDSCLAQPVGGFSQDSWVGEDMYAPLLPPTEQDLNKLLLEGQGEAGGGPLGAQSLLQPSPYGQSGISMSHLDLRTNPSW, from the exons ATGTCTCTGTGGAGTCTGGTTTCCAAGATGTCCCCAGAAAAACTGCAACGGCTTTATGTTGACTTTCCCCAACACCTTCGGCATCTCCTGGCTGAGTGGCTGGAGGACCAGCCCTG GGAGTTCCTGGTTGGTTCAGACGCCTTCTGTTACAACATGGCTAGTACCCTCCTCTCCGCCACTGTCCAGCATCTGCAGACCTCCGCAGGGAAGCAGGGGAAGGGAAGTGCCATTCTGCAGCACATCAACACCTTGGAG AGCATCTATCAGCGGGACCCCCTGAAGCTGGTGGCCACCATCAGACAGATACTTCAAGGGGAGAAAAAAGCTGTCATAGAAGAG TTCCGCCATCTGCCCGTTTCCttccacaagcagcaggaagaactCAAGTTTAccacagccctggggaggctTCAGCACCGCGTGAGGGAGACCCGCCTTCTCCGAGAAGCCCTGCAGCAAGGgaccaaggctggacaag TGTCTCTGCACAGCTTGATAGAAACTCCTGCCAACGGCACCTGTCCGAGTGAG GACCTGGCCACGATGCTGCAGGGGACTGTGGGGGACCTGGAGGCCACCCAGGCCCTGGTGCTGAAAAGGATCCAGATTTGGAagcggcagcagcagctggcagggaATGGTACACCCTTTGAGGAGAGCCTATTGGGGCTGCAGAAAAG GTGTGAAAGCCTGGTGGAAATTTattcccagctgcagcaggaggtTGGGGCAGCCAGTGGGGAGCTTGAGCCCAAGACCAGGGCATCACTGATCGGCCGACTGGACGAAGTCCTGCGCACCCTTGTGACCAG CTCTTTCCTGGTAGAGAAGCAGCCTCCTCAGGTTCTGAAGACACAAACTAAGTTCCAGGCTGGAGTCCGATTCCTGCTGGGCCTGCAGTTCCTGGGCAGCTCGGCCAAGCCTCCGCTGGTCAGGGCTGACATGGTGACAGAGAAACAGGCCAGAGAGCTCAGCCTGCCACAGGGGCCCGGGGCTGGAGT ggagAGCACAGGAGAGATCATGAACAACACGGTGCCTCTGGAGAACAGCATTCCTGGGAACTGCTGCTCCGCCCTGTTCAAGAACCTG CTCCTCAAGAAAATTAAGCGCTGTGAGCGGAAGGGCACAGAGTCTGTCACAGAGGAGAAGTGTGCTGTGCTCTTCTCCACCAGCTTCACCCTGGGCCCCAACAAGCTCCTCATCCAGCTTCAG gccctgtctctgcccttggTGGTCATTGTCCACGGTAACCAAGACAACAATGCCAAAGCCACCATCCTGTGGGACAATGCCTTCTCTGAGGTG GACCGCGTGCCTTTTGTGGTAGCCGAGAGAGTGCCCTGGGAGAAAATGTGTGAAACTCTGAACCTCAAGTTCATGGCTGAGGTGGGGACCAGCCGGGGACTGCTACCGgaacacttcctcttcctggcccagAAGATCTTCAACGACAACAGCCTCAGCATGGAGGCCTTCCAGCACCGTTGTGTGTCTTGGTCACAGTTCAACAAG GAGATCCTGTTGGGCCGTGGCTTCACTTTTTGGCAGTGGTTTGAtggtgtcctggatctcaccaaACGCTGTCTCCGGAGCTATTGGTCAGACCG GCTGATCATCGGCTTTATTAGCAAACAGTACGTCACAAGCCTTCTCCTCAACGAGCCAGATGGAACTTTCCTCCTCCGCTTTAGCGACTCTGAGATTGGGGGCATCACTATTGCCCACGTCATCCGGGGTCAGGATG GCTCCTCACAGATAGAGAACATCCAGCCATTTTCTGCTAAAGACCTGTCCATTCGCTCACTGGGGGACCGAATCCGGGATCTTGCTCAGCTAAAAAACCTCTACCCCAAGAAACCCAAGGATGAGGCTTTCCGGAACCACTATAAGC CTGAACAGATGGGCAAGGACGGGAGGGGTTACGTCTCAACTGCTATCAAGATGACTGTGGAAAG gGACCAGCCTCTTCCGACTCCGGAGCCCCAGATGCCTGCCATGGTGCCGCCTTATGATCTTGGCATGGCCACCGATGCCTCTGTGCAGCTCGGCTCAGATATGGG GTACCCTCCACAGTCTCATTCCATCCACTCATTTCAAAGCCTCCCCCTAGAAGAGCCGATCAATATGCTTTCAGCCTTTCCGGA gcCTCACCTGCAGATGCCCCCCAACATAAGCCCGATGAACCTACACTTTGACCAGCCTCACCCCCA GAACCTGCTGCAGTGCCAGCCTCAGGATCATGCCGTGTCCAGCCCCGAACCCCTGCTCTGCCCAGATGTGACCATGGCAGAAGACagctgcctggctcagcctgtgGGAGGTTTCTCCCAGGACTCCTG GGTTGGCGAAGACATGTACGCTCCCCTGCTGCCTCCCACTGAACAGGACCTCAACAAGCTGCTCCTGGAGGGccaaggggaggcaggaggagggcccTTGGGGGCCCAGTCCCTCCTACAGCCCTCTCCTTACGGGCAATCCGGGATCTCAATGTCCCACCTGGACCTAAGGACCAACCCCAGTTGGTGA